One Ricinus communis isolate WT05 ecotype wild-type chromosome 7, ASM1957865v1, whole genome shotgun sequence genomic region harbors:
- the LOC8285123 gene encoding ABC transporter F family member 5 produces the protein MDLSTKFHRLDLHSSSFLTGSPLRPPFKQNSSLPIITKPISVKFPSTRPTSRITARLSTATVETSVADADTDTTDIESLFSSSSGNDFDKRASRKQSNTGASGITSGIKLENISKSYKGVTVLKDVTWEVKKGEKVGLVGVNGAGKTTQLRIITGQEEADSGNVIKAKPNMKVAFLSQEFEVSLSRTVKEEFMSAFEEEMEIAGRLEKVQKAIENSVEDLELMGRLLDEFDLLQRRAQAVDLDEVDAKISKLMPELGFAPEDSDRLVASFSGGWQMRMSLGKILLQDPDLLLLDEPTNHLDLDTIEWLEGYLQKQEVPMVIISHDRAFLDQLCTKIVETEMGVARTYDGNYSQYLVSKAAWIESQYAAWEKQQKEIEQTKDLISRLGAGANSGRASSAEKKLERLQEEDQIEKPFQRKQMKIRFPERGRSGRNVVMIKNLEFSYEDQVLFNKTNLTIERGEKIAIIGPNGCGKSTLLKLIMGLEKPNAGEIVLGEHNVLPNYFEQNQAEALDLDKTVLQTVEEVAEDWRIDDIKGLLGRCNFKADMLDRKVSLLSGGEKARLAFCKFMVKPSTLLVLDEPTNHLDITSKEMLEEAITEYTGTIITVSHDRYFIKQIVNRVIEVKDGKLQDYAGDYNYYLEKNLDARERELERAAELEEKAPKVKAKSKMSKAEKEARKKQKVQAFQAAKQKSKGLKNSKRWK, from the exons ATGGACTTGTCCACAAAATTCCACCGCTTAGACCTTCACTCTTCTTCATTCTTAACTGGTTCACCTCTACGTCCTCCTTTTAAGCAAAATTCATCTCTGCCCATTATCACAAAACCAATTTCAGTAAAATTTCCTTCCACAAGACCGACTTCAAGAATCACTGCCCGTTTATCCACAGCCACCGTTGAAACATCAGTTGCTGACGCAGACACAGATACTACAGACATCGAATCCTTGTTTTCAAGCAGTTCTGGTAATGATTTTGACAAAAGAGCCTCCAGAAAGCAGTCAAATACTGGTGCTTCAGGTATTACATCTGGTATAAAGCTtgaaaatattagtaaaagcTATAAAGGTGTAACTGTGTTAAAAGATGTGACTTGGGAAGTGAAAAAAGGTGAGAAAGTTGGATTAGTGGGTGTTAATGGAGCAGGGAAAACTACCCAGTTGAGAATTATTACAGGGCAAGAAGAAGCTGATTCAGGGAATGTAATTAAAGCAAAACCAAATATGAAAGTTGCGTTCTTGAGTCAAGAATTTGAGGTTTCATTGAGTAGGACTGTCAAAGAAGAGTTTATGAGCgcatttgaagaagaaatggaGATTGCTGGGAGGTTAGAGAAGGTGCAAAAGGCAATAGAAAATTCCGTGGAGGATTTGGAGCTTATGGGTAGATTATTGGATGAGTTTGATTTGTTGCAGAGGAGAGCTCAAGCTGTGGATTTGGATGAGGTTGATGCAAAGATTAGTAAGTTGATGCCTGAACTTGGGTTTGCACCTGAGGATTCTGATAGGTTGGTGGCTTCTTTTAGTGGTGGGTGGCAGATGAGGATGTCACTTGGAAAGATTTTGCTTCAG GATCCGGATTTGTTGCTTTTGGATGAACCAACAAATCACCTTGACCTTGATACAATTGAGTGGCTTGAAGGTTATCTCCAGAAGCAAGAAGTGCCAATGGTTATCATATCGCATGACAGAGCCTTTCTTGATCAATTGTGTACAAAAATTGTGGAGACTGAAATGGGTGTGGCCAGAACGTACGACGGAAATTACTCTCAGTACCTTGTGTCCAAGGCAGCATGGATTGAATCTCAATATGCTGCCTGGGAGAAGCAGCAAAAGGAAATTGAGCAAACAAAGGACTTAATAAGCAGGTTGGGCGCAGGAGCAAATTCTGGTCGTGCTTCTTCTGCTGAGAAG AAATTAGAGAGACTTCAAGAAGAGGATCAAATAGAGAAGCCATTTCAAAGGAAACAAATGAAGATCAGGTTCCCAGAGCGTGGAAGAAGTGGAAGAAACGTTGTAATGATTAAGAATTTGGAATTTAGTTATGAGGATCAG GTGCTgtttaataaaacaaatctCACAATAGAAAGAGGTGAAAAAATTGCCATCATTGGCCCAAATGGATGTGGAAAGAGTactttactaaaattgattatgGGTTTAGAAAAGCCAAATGCCGGTGAAATTGTACTTGGGGAGCATAATGTACTGCCAAACTATTTTGAGCAGAACCAG GCTGAGGCACTTGATTTAGATAAAACAGTACTTCAAACGGTGGAAGAAGTTGCAGAGGACTGGAGAATTGATGATATAAAGGGACTCCTTGGGCGTTGTAATTTCAAAGCTGATATGCTTGATAGAAAGGTTTCCCTTTTGAGTGGTGGTGAGAAG GCACGACTAGCTTTTTGCAAATTCATGGTAAAACCTTCAACTTTGCTAGTTTTGGATGAACCGACCAATCATTTGGATATAACTTCAAAAGAGATGCTTGAG GAGGCCATAACAGAGTACACGGGCACAATTATAACAGTTTCTCACGACCGATACTTCATAAAGCAAATAGTAAATAGAGTGATTGAAGTTAAAGATGGCAAGCTACAGGATTATGCAGGCGATTACAAT TATTATTTGGAGAAAAACCTTGACGCTAGGGAAAGAGAACTTGAACGCGCAGCAGAGCTTGAGGAAAAGGCTCCGAAAGTGAAAGCCAAATCAAAGATGTCAAAA gCTGAGAAGGAAGCTAGGAAGAAACAAAAAGTGCAGGCCTTTCAAGCTGCAAAACAAAAGTCCAAAGGGCTGAAGAATTCCAAGAGATGGAAATGA